CAATTGGCGAAACCGAATTCGCCCTGCTACGGACTACCCGTTCGACTCTACGGCAGTCCGCAAAGACTAGGTTGCGTCTGCATGAAGCAGGTCAAATCCGCCGTGCGGAGATGTGCGTCTTTAGGACTCTCGCTTTAGCTGCGGGACGTTGCCCCAGCGGCTGGCGGAAGGCCACGTGCAGAACTCGCAAAACCCGTGGAGCGAGGAGGCGACGTAGCCCGCAAGGCGGGTTTGTGCATTGCGAGTTGAGAGGCAACGCCGCGTGCTAAGGGGCCGCATGCTGAAGGAACGTTGTGAGCGCTTTCGGCTTAGGAGCGGCGCTGCAGCAGAGTCCGGACGATGCGCCCCACGGCTGCCGCCGTAGAGGTGTACAGAACGTCGCGCTCGCCCAGGAGACGCCAATCGTCTGGTGCGGCTTCAGGCAACGGCTCGAGTAACGGATAAATATCGCCGGCGGCGCCGCCGCTTCGACCTACGGGAATCAACGCCGCGCCGTGCGCGGTGGCGACGGCTGCTTCGTGCTCCGTTCCCGGCCCTCCTTCGATCACCAAGTAGATCTGCGCCGCGCGCCCGAGGACTTCGCGACGCTGGTTGAAATCTTCGCCGGCTCCGAGCGTCGTGCCAGACCTTTGGAGTAACGTGCCGTGCGGAAGCAGATGGTAGAGATTCACGGGCAGCCCATTTGCTTTTCGAGCCGTCTCGTACGCTTCGGCGAATGTTTGCCCCACGCCATTCATGCCGCCGGTCAGGGCGACCAATGGTTCGATCGCGGCCAGTTCGCCCGCGATTGCCTCGCACAGCGCAGGGCTGCCGGCATCCCAGAACTCCGTGCTGCCGATGACCGCGAGCCGCGGACCTGCGGCGAGACGTACGAGGGCTCGTTCAAGCTCTGATTCAATGCGAGGGTTCACGGCGGCGCTCCCGAGAAAATCGAGAAGTTGTTAGCGACCGGTATCGAACTTCCGAGCGAAAATCGAAGCCTTCAGGCTCCGGCTCGGTGGTTTCTTCTCGGTTTTCTTGCTGAAAAGGGCAGCCTGCTTCGGTACGATTGCAATCTGCTGCACGTCTTGATTTAACAAAAATTTTCTGACGGCAGCAGAACTCATCAGCGACCTCAGCATTCAGCGTCGCCGACCAGGCAAGCGACCACTCCAGCGGCATTCAACACCATGCGATTTGCATTCGTCGCGAGCGCGACCTTTCTGACGATCTCGCTGCTGGCGGGAGCAGCGAGCGCTGAACTGAGCGGCTTTATCACAGCTCGCGGCGACCAACTTTTTGACGGCGACAAGTCATTCCGATTCATCTCGTTCAACATACCGAATTTGCAGCTGATTGAGGACAACTTCGCGCCTGACGCCGAAACGGCCTGGGCGTGGCCGAACGAGTTTGAATTAAACGACGCCCTCGCCTCGGTGCGGCAACTGGGCGGAACGGTCGTGCGAACCTACGTCTTGAGCGTCCGCCGCGACGGTTCAGACATGGGCGATCATGTCTACCTCCGCGGGCCCGGTGAATTCAACGAGGAAGCATTCAAGTCGCTTGACCGCGCCCTCGAAGCGGCGAATCGTCACGGCGTGCGGCTGATCATCCCGCTCGTTGATAATTGGAAGTGGCAGGGAGGCATTGCCGAGTACGCCGCCTTTCGCGGGTTGCCTCCTGAAGCATTTTGGACCGACGAGCAAGTGATCGCCGATTTCGAAGCGACGATCCGGCACGTTCTCACCCGCATCAACTCCCGCACCGGCGTCGCATACCGCGATGATCCGGCGATTCTCGGTTGGGAAACCGGCAATGAACTCGACGCCCCACCCGAGTGGACGGCGCGGATCGCGAAGTTCATCAAGTCGCTCGATCGCAACCATCTCGTTATCGACGGAGATTCGCTCCACGGCGTCCCCGAAGAATCGCTCGCCGATCCCAACATCGACGTCGTCACGACGCACCATTATCCGAACGTCGGCAACGGCGACTACGTCCTGCCGATTCGCGCCGCACGGGAGCAGGCGCGCGGCCGTAAGGCATACTTTGTCGGGGAGTTCGGTTTTATTCCAGCAGACAAAATCGCGCCTGTTTACGACGAGATCATCGCGAACGGCGCGAGCGGGGCCTTGCTCTGGAGCTTGCGGTTTCACCATCGAGACGGCGGATACTATTGGCATTTCGAACCGTTAGGGGAGGGGATATATAAGGCTTATCACTGGCCTGGCTCGCCGACGGGCGATGACTACGACGAACGCGAAGTACTACGACTGACGCGAGCAAAAGCGTTCGAGATCCGCGGCCTGCCGATCCCTCCGTTTGAAGCGCCGGAGGCTCCGGTGCTTTTGCCGATCGTCGACGTCGCGGCGATCTCGTGGCGCGGCAGCGCTGGAGCTGCGACTAACGTCGTTGAACGTGCGACTAACTCAGCAGGTCCATGGACGCGTATCGCTGAGAGAGTGGACGATACTGCGGTGCAATACCGGCCGCTGTTTAGCGACGCCTCGGCTTCGCCGGGCCAGAACTACTATTACCGAGTGATCGCCAAGGGAAGCGGCGGCGAATCGCCGCCGTCAAACGTCGTTGGGCCCGTGGCCGTCAATCAGCGCACGCTTGTCGATGAAGCGCGCGACCTCAAGCTCATTGCGAAAGTCGACGGCGAGGTTGTTCCGGTGAGCGCCGACGCGCGGCGGCGCCGCGAAGACTGCTCGCGACTAAAGCTCGCGCCCGGCAGTCGCGTGACGTATCGAGTCGATGCGCCAATTAGTTCTTGGCAGGCGGAGTTCTTCTTGTTGGGCGCCGATGCGACCGCAACTCCGGTAGCGGCGGAATGGTCTGTCGATGGCGTGGAATTCAAGACGCTTCAAGCCGCCGCCGAACTTCGCGGGATAGGGCCGGCCGACGCCGATTACGGCTACTTACCGCGGCTTGAACTCTCTGTAGCGGCGATGCCTGCCGGAGCGAGATTCTTACGCTTGGCCGCCGAGGCGGAGGTGGAGCTTGCTTGGCTGCAAATCCGTTATGGGAAGCGTGCTGAGCCAGCGATCGGGCCTGCCCAAACGTCCGCGGTAAAAAAACACGGTCGTCGGTAAAATCTGGTAGACACGCCGCGACGAAGGCGGTAATATGCCGGCGTTCAACTATTTGAGCTAATTTCCTTGCGAACTGCTCAAGTATTTGAACGACCCAGGCACCTCTTCACTATTCGAACGTTACGGCAGGCAGCCCTTCGCTCGATCCCTTAAGTCGTGGTCGGTAGCTGCTGGCAAATCTGCCGGCAGCGGTTAGCGAAGCTCGCAGCTTTCAGCGCGTTCGACGTCCCTTTTCGATTTGTATCGCGTCTTCGTCCGTGGACGGCGTTTCCGACGATCGTCGCTGCAAGCGTCGTTCTCGCGCGCCGTCGCTCATCGTGATCCCGCTTCTTGTGAGCTCTTTTCAATTTAGAGGGAGAAGTCTAATGCAATTGATTCCTCGTTGGACCTTGATCGCCGCACTGGCGGTCGCGTTGTTGCCGGCCGGAACATCGCTGGCTGGCAGTGCGCAGCTTTACTCGTGGGAAGCTGGCCTCGAAGGTTGGACCGCCGCGAACGCGACGCTCGCCAACTCGCCGACGCTCGGCGTGACCGACGGCGCCCAGTCGCTGTTGCTCGATAATCTCACCTCCGGCTTCAAAAACGACGTCGGCGTCGCGACGGTCGGTTCCGGCCCGGCGTTTGCGAGCTGGTCGCAAGCCGCCACGGCCTTTGCCGGCGGTGCGACCGATGTGAAGCTTGAATTCGATTTCAGCTGGGACAACACGAACGCGACGACTGACGGCTTTGCCCAGCTCGGCATGTTCCTCAACAGCACCACCGGCGGCTACACGCAGTACGGCACCGGCGCGTTCATTCAAGGCAATTTGCTGAGCACGTTTCCGATCCTTGGCGCGCAGGCGACGATCGATGGCGTCACGCTCACTTCGATTGGCCAAAATCGCGTCCACGTGGCCGTGCCGTTCGTTTCGGTGGGCGTCGGGCCCGGTTCGTTCTTCCAAATCGGTTTCAAGTCGAACGGCGGTTGGGGAGGCACGACCGACTGGGCGATCGACAACATGAAGGTGACCAGCGCCGCGATTGGCGTCCCTGAGCCGAGCTCGGTACTGATTGCCGGGCTCGCGGCAACTGGCGTGGCCACGGTGGTTCGTCGTCGTCGCCAGATCGCTTAACGAAGCCCTTGCTCTGAACAAGGCTTCTAAAACATCGCGCCGGTTGGCTCGTTTTCTTGGGCCAACCGGCGAATAAAAACT
This sequence is a window from Lacipirellula parvula. Protein-coding genes within it:
- a CDS encoding cellulase family glycosylhydrolase; this encodes MRFAFVASATFLTISLLAGAASAELSGFITARGDQLFDGDKSFRFISFNIPNLQLIEDNFAPDAETAWAWPNEFELNDALASVRQLGGTVVRTYVLSVRRDGSDMGDHVYLRGPGEFNEEAFKSLDRALEAANRHGVRLIIPLVDNWKWQGGIAEYAAFRGLPPEAFWTDEQVIADFEATIRHVLTRINSRTGVAYRDDPAILGWETGNELDAPPEWTARIAKFIKSLDRNHLVIDGDSLHGVPEESLADPNIDVVTTHHYPNVGNGDYVLPIRAAREQARGRKAYFVGEFGFIPADKIAPVYDEIIANGASGALLWSLRFHHRDGGYYWHFEPLGEGIYKAYHWPGSPTGDDYDEREVLRLTRAKAFEIRGLPIPPFEAPEAPVLLPIVDVAAISWRGSAGAATNVVERATNSAGPWTRIAERVDDTAVQYRPLFSDASASPGQNYYYRVIAKGSGGESPPSNVVGPVAVNQRTLVDEARDLKLIAKVDGEVVPVSADARRRREDCSRLKLAPGSRVTYRVDAPISSWQAEFFLLGADATATPVAAEWSVDGVEFKTLQAAAELRGIGPADADYGYLPRLELSVAAMPAGARFLRLAAEAEVELAWLQIRYGKRAEPAIGPAQTSAVKKHGRR
- a CDS encoding PEP-CTERM sorting domain-containing protein (PEP-CTERM proteins occur, often in large numbers, in the proteomes of bacteria that also encode an exosortase, a predicted intramembrane cysteine proteinase. The presence of a PEP-CTERM domain at a protein's C-terminus predicts cleavage within the sorting domain, followed by covalent anchoring to some some component of the (usually Gram-negative) cell surface. Many PEP-CTERM proteins exhibit an unusual sequence composition that includes large numbers of potential glycosylation sites. Expression of one such protein has been shown restore the ability of a bacterium to form floc, a type of biofilm.); the protein is MQLIPRWTLIAALAVALLPAGTSLAGSAQLYSWEAGLEGWTAANATLANSPTLGVTDGAQSLLLDNLTSGFKNDVGVATVGSGPAFASWSQAATAFAGGATDVKLEFDFSWDNTNATTDGFAQLGMFLNSTTGGYTQYGTGAFIQGNLLSTFPILGAQATIDGVTLTSIGQNRVHVAVPFVSVGVGPGSFFQIGFKSNGGWGGTTDWAIDNMKVTSAAIGVPEPSSVLIAGLAATGVATVVRRRRQIA